One window from the genome of Metabacillus flavus encodes:
- a CDS encoding PspC domain-containing protein — MGKLTRSTTNKKLAGVLGGIAERFGLNANLLRVIYVIAMFATGGAPLIIAYFVLVLLLKKDGDQIHG; from the coding sequence ATGGGAAAACTGACTCGTTCAACTACGAATAAAAAATTAGCCGGAGTATTAGGAGGCATTGCAGAGAGATTTGGTTTAAATGCAAACCTGCTGCGCGTGATTTACGTAATTGCTATGTTTGCTACCGGCGGTGCACCGTTAATTATTGCTTATTTTGTTTTAGTGCTTTTACTGAAAAAAGACGGGGACCAGATACATGGTTAG
- a CDS encoding acyltransferase, whose protein sequence is MRQTTRYPVSGANSLWHIYKTVPFWKVARNFIIIQLARYTPFLGMKNWMYRTFLGVKTGEQTSFALMVMLDVMFPEKIQVGRNSVIGYNTTILAHEYLIKEYRLGDVIIGDEVMIGANSTILPGVTIGDGAIVSAGTLVHKDVPAGAFAGGNPMQIIYTKEEMEKRATIEPAEQKD, encoded by the coding sequence TTGAGACAAACGACGCGCTATCCTGTTTCCGGTGCGAACTCCCTTTGGCACATCTATAAAACGGTGCCCTTCTGGAAGGTCGCCAGAAATTTCATCATCATTCAGCTTGCAAGGTACACCCCGTTTCTCGGCATGAAAAACTGGATGTACCGGACATTCCTTGGAGTAAAGACAGGTGAGCAAACCTCGTTTGCGCTCATGGTCATGCTGGATGTCATGTTTCCGGAAAAAATTCAAGTCGGCCGCAATTCCGTAATTGGATACAATACCACCATCCTGGCACACGAATACCTCATTAAAGAATACCGTCTTGGTGATGTGATCATCGGGGATGAGGTGATGATTGGTGCCAACAGCACCATATTGCCGGGTGTAACAATCGGAGACGGAGCAATCGTCTCCGCCGGAACCCTTGTGCACAAAGATGTACCAGCCGGAGCCTTCGCAGGCGGCAACCCCATGCAGATCATTTATACAAAAGAAGAAATGGAAAAAAGAGCGACGATCGAACCCGCTGAACAGAAAGACTGA
- a CDS encoding metallophosphoesterase translates to MKYIRILLILLVIFVLTALPYKGHAGEDFSFVWMTDTQYYVRDHPKILTSQMNWIVKNRMPERLSYLVHTGDLVHNSGQYSQWERNHQAFRRLDAQGFSYGVLPGNHDFTGSGGLQPYYRFFGEHRFDAKPYYKGSFLDNCGHYDLAGGKVFLYMGWCKAGKGEVKWMNRVLKHYRNKEAVMAFHDYLTYQGTRSKNGDRIYKDVVVPNKNVKLVLSGHYYGIAKRVDVPQKGRKVYQLLANYQGLPQGGGGYMQILTWKQGGIRVRSYSPYLDKEWAKPYFLKMD, encoded by the coding sequence ATGAAATATATACGCATACTGCTCATCCTGCTGGTCATCTTTGTCTTAACTGCTCTCCCTTATAAAGGACATGCCGGTGAGGATTTCTCTTTTGTATGGATGACGGATACTCAATATTACGTTAGAGACCATCCGAAAATTTTAACGAGTCAAATGAATTGGATTGTAAAAAACAGAATGCCCGAAAGACTTTCTTATTTAGTTCATACAGGAGACTTGGTGCATAATTCCGGTCAGTACAGCCAATGGGAAAGAAATCATCAGGCTTTCCGCAGGCTTGATGCCCAAGGATTTTCATATGGTGTTCTGCCTGGCAATCATGACTTTACAGGCAGCGGGGGTCTTCAGCCATACTATCGTTTTTTCGGGGAGCATCGATTTGATGCCAAGCCGTATTATAAGGGTTCCTTTTTAGATAACTGCGGTCACTATGACTTAGCGGGTGGCAAGGTTTTTCTTTACATGGGCTGGTGCAAAGCCGGCAAAGGGGAAGTGAAATGGATGAACCGTGTGCTGAAGCATTATAGGAACAAAGAAGCGGTTATGGCCTTTCATGATTACCTGACGTATCAGGGAACACGAAGCAAAAATGGAGATAGAATTTATAAGGATGTAGTCGTCCCAAATAAAAATGTAAAACTGGTCCTTAGCGGCCATTATTACGGAATTGCCAAAAGAGTGGACGTACCCCAAAAGGGCAGAAAAGTCTATCAGCTGCTTGCCAACTACCAGGGGCTCCCTCAAGGCGGCGGCGGTTACATGCAGATCTTAACCTGGAAACAAGGCGGGATCCGAGTCAGGTCCTACTCTCCTTATTTGGATAAAGAATGGGCAAAACCTTATTTTTTGAAAATGGATTGA
- a CDS encoding nucleoside recognition domain-containing protein, with translation MKASLANGWKTGLATTWTLGKVIFPVTLLVGILRHTPVLDWIVQLIAPLMGLIGLRGEAAIPLVLGNFLNLYAGIAGILTLDLSVKEVFILAVMLSFSHNLIIESTVAAKVGIKLWLILIVRVGLAIISAAVINLFWRGGSEMAQYGFISKSQTQPNGWGEILLDSIGKGVIGILQLAAIVIPLMIIMQFMKDLGWLKVFSKWMAPVTRFLGMRENTSMTLVAGLTIGLAYGAGVMIQAVKEDGVSYRDLTLAFIFLVSCHAVVEDTLIFVPLGIPVLPLFLIRVITAVLLTIIIAKLWKQPDSSARKEPVHEKEYHSV, from the coding sequence CTGAAGGCGAGTTTAGCAAATGGCTGGAAGACGGGGCTTGCTACAACATGGACGCTTGGAAAAGTCATTTTTCCCGTGACGCTTCTCGTAGGGATCCTTCGTCATACACCTGTATTAGATTGGATTGTTCAGCTTATAGCACCTCTGATGGGGCTGATTGGATTAAGAGGAGAGGCGGCCATCCCGCTTGTCCTCGGGAATTTTTTAAACCTGTACGCAGGCATTGCCGGAATCCTGACACTCGATTTATCTGTTAAGGAAGTTTTTATATTAGCCGTCATGCTGTCATTCTCTCATAATCTGATTATCGAATCGACAGTAGCTGCCAAAGTGGGGATTAAGCTTTGGCTGATTCTCATTGTGAGAGTGGGGCTCGCCATAATTTCGGCGGCTGTCATCAATCTGTTCTGGAGAGGCGGCAGTGAAATGGCGCAGTACGGCTTCATTTCGAAAAGCCAGACTCAGCCGAATGGATGGGGAGAAATCCTGCTTGATTCAATCGGCAAGGGCGTGATTGGAATCTTGCAGCTTGCGGCCATAGTGATTCCGCTTATGATCATCATGCAGTTTATGAAGGATCTTGGCTGGCTAAAGGTATTTTCCAAATGGATGGCCCCGGTTACGAGATTCCTTGGAATGAGAGAGAATACCTCAATGACACTCGTTGCCGGCTTAACGATTGGACTCGCATACGGAGCGGGCGTCATGATTCAGGCAGTGAAAGAGGACGGAGTGAGCTACCGTGATCTCACACTTGCTTTTATTTTCCTCGTTTCCTGCCATGCTGTGGTGGAAGATACACTTATTTTTGTTCCGCTCGGAATTCCAGTACTGCCACTATTTTTAATAAGAGTCATCACCGCGGTCCTATTAACCATCATTATTGCAAAGCTATGGAAGCAGCCTGATTCTTCAGCTAGAAAGGAACCTGTTCATGAAAAGGAATACCATTCTGTTTGA
- the lgt gene encoding prolipoprotein diacylglyceryl transferase: MLGTIQPLNPIAVELGGLQVHWYGVIIGLGALLGLWIAVRESVRRGLHKDTFVDLVLFAIPIAIICARLYYVAFQWDYYSQNPAMIPQIWQGGLAIHGGLIGAVATGVVFARIKKLSFWKIADIGAPSIILGQAIGRWGNFMNQEAFGGPVTRGFLENLHLPNFIINQMYIDGQYYHPTFLYESLWNLAGFVLLLFLRKVNLRRGELFLSYVIWYSIGRFFIEGMRTDSLMLTADLRIAQVISIVLILTAVGIIIYRRMSGLSKKRYLDS; the protein is encoded by the coding sequence ATGTTAGGAACGATCCAGCCGCTTAATCCGATTGCGGTTGAGCTTGGAGGGCTGCAGGTTCATTGGTACGGGGTCATAATCGGCCTCGGGGCCCTGCTCGGCCTGTGGATTGCAGTAAGGGAAAGTGTAAGAAGAGGTCTTCATAAAGATACATTTGTCGATTTAGTACTCTTTGCTATTCCGATTGCAATCATTTGCGCAAGGCTTTACTACGTAGCATTTCAGTGGGATTATTATTCTCAGAATCCCGCAATGATTCCTCAGATTTGGCAGGGAGGACTCGCCATCCACGGAGGTCTGATTGGCGCAGTGGCAACAGGCGTAGTCTTTGCCAGAATCAAAAAGCTGTCATTTTGGAAAATCGCTGACATTGGAGCGCCGAGTATCATATTGGGGCAGGCGATCGGGCGCTGGGGAAATTTCATGAATCAGGAAGCCTTCGGCGGTCCGGTTACGAGAGGATTTTTAGAAAATCTCCATCTGCCAAATTTCATCATTAACCAGATGTACATAGACGGTCAATATTATCACCCGACCTTTTTATATGAGTCCCTTTGGAATTTAGCCGGCTTTGTTTTGCTGCTATTCCTGCGAAAAGTGAATTTAAGAAGAGGGGAACTGTTTTTATCCTACGTAATCTGGTATTCAATCGGCCGATTCTTCATTGAGGGAATGAGAACGGACAGTTTAATGCTGACCGCAGACCTGCGCATTGCCCAGGTCATCTCGATTGTGCTGATTTTAACGGCAGTCGGAATTATCATTTACCGCCGCATGAGCGGCCTTTCAAAGAAGAGATATCTGGATTCATAA
- a CDS encoding phage holin family protein, with protein MVRWIISVLINAVILMVCALIFKDNFQIVSIWAAVVASLVLSIINFLIKPFLVILTLPVTVLTLGLFLFVINAITLMITQAIMGDAFNIDGFGTAILAAIVISLLHLVVQKGVIEQIRDNK; from the coding sequence ATGGTTAGGTGGATCATCAGCGTTTTAATCAATGCAGTCATTTTAATGGTCTGCGCGCTGATTTTCAAAGACAATTTTCAAATTGTCAGCATCTGGGCTGCAGTCGTGGCAAGCCTGGTTCTATCTATTATCAATTTTTTAATAAAACCATTTTTGGTTATTTTGACACTGCCCGTTACAGTGTTAACACTTGGTCTGTTCCTCTTTGTCATCAATGCCATTACCCTCATGATTACGCAAGCAATCATGGGTGACGCATTTAATATCGATGGATTCGGAACCGCCATTTTAGCGGCCATTGTCATTTCCCTGCTGCACCTTGTCGTGCAAAAAGGGGTTATTGAGCAAATACGGGATAACAAGTAG
- the uvrA gene encoding excinuclease ABC subunit UvrA, with product MASEHIVVKGARAHNLKNIDVTIPRNQLVVLTGLSGSGKSSLAFDTIYAEGQRRYVESLSAYARQFLGQMDKPDVDSIDGLSPAISIDQKTTSRNPRSTVGTVTEIYDYLRLLYARVGRPVCPNHGIEITSQTIQQMVDRIMEFPERTKLQVLSPVVSGRKGTHSKTLEDIKKQGYVRVRVNGEMQELSEEIILEKNKKHSIEVVIDRIVIKDGIEARLSDSLEAALALGEGKVMIDVIGQEELLFSEHHACPYCGFSIGELEPRMFSFNSPFGACPSCDGLGSKLEVDRELVIPNEHLTLKQHAIAPWEPTSSQYYPQLLEAVCSHYGIDMNIPVKDLPNHQLDKILLGSGKDEIYFRYENDFGQVRESYIKFEGVMKNIERRYRETSSDYIREQMEKYMAQQPCPTCKGYRLKKETLAVKIDGRHVGETTTLSVQEAHDFFGKLDLTEKEMKIAKLILREICERLSFLINVGLDYLTLNRSAGSLSGGEAQRIRLATQIGSKLTGVLYILDEPSIGLHQRDNDRLIETLQNMRDIGNTLIVVEHDEDTMLAADYLIDIGPGAGVHGGNVISAGSPKEVMKDKDSLTGMYLSGKKFIPLPQERRKPDGRYIEIKGAKENNLKNVSVKFPLGTFISVTGVSGSGKSTLVNEILHKSLAQRLHKAKTKPGEHKEILGIEHLDKVIDIDQSPIGRTPRSNPATYTGVFDDIRDVFASTNEAKVRGYKKGRFSFNVKGGRCEACRGDGIIKIEMHFLPDVYVPCEVCHGKRYNRETLEVKYKGKNISDILEMTVEDALDFFENIPKIHRKLQTIYDVGLGYITLGQPATTLSGGEAQRVKLASELHRRSTGRSLYILDEPTTGLHVDDIARLLKVLQRLVENGDTVLVIEHNLDVIKAADYLVDLGPEGGNGGGQIIASGTPEQVMEEKASYTGHYLKPIVERERERMKKLVKEKEAVAK from the coding sequence ATGGCTAGTGAACACATTGTAGTAAAGGGAGCCAGAGCGCATAACCTTAAAAATATAGATGTCACGATCCCGCGGAATCAGCTCGTCGTATTGACAGGCCTATCGGGATCAGGAAAATCATCGCTTGCCTTTGACACGATTTATGCGGAAGGGCAGCGCAGGTACGTCGAGTCGCTTTCTGCCTATGCCAGGCAATTCCTCGGCCAAATGGACAAACCCGATGTTGATTCCATTGATGGATTATCTCCGGCTATATCCATTGACCAGAAAACAACGAGCCGGAATCCGAGATCGACGGTTGGGACGGTAACAGAAATTTATGACTATTTAAGACTTCTTTATGCACGGGTTGGACGCCCTGTCTGTCCGAACCATGGGATTGAAATTACTTCACAGACCATCCAGCAGATGGTGGACCGGATCATGGAATTCCCGGAGCGCACGAAGCTGCAGGTTCTTTCTCCAGTTGTCTCAGGACGGAAGGGAACTCATTCCAAAACCCTGGAAGACATCAAAAAGCAGGGGTATGTCAGGGTTCGTGTGAATGGAGAAATGCAGGAGCTTTCTGAAGAAATCATCCTGGAAAAAAACAAAAAGCACTCCATCGAAGTGGTGATTGACCGGATTGTAATCAAAGACGGAATTGAGGCAAGACTCAGCGACTCTCTTGAGGCAGCGCTTGCCCTTGGTGAAGGAAAGGTCATGATTGACGTCATTGGGCAGGAGGAGCTTTTGTTCAGCGAGCATCATGCATGCCCTTATTGCGGATTTTCTATTGGAGAGCTTGAACCAAGGATGTTCTCTTTTAACAGTCCTTTTGGCGCCTGTCCTTCATGTGACGGTCTTGGTTCTAAACTGGAAGTAGACCGCGAACTGGTCATTCCGAATGAGCACCTAACGCTTAAACAGCATGCTATTGCTCCATGGGAGCCTACAAGCTCTCAGTATTATCCGCAGCTCCTGGAAGCTGTCTGCAGCCATTATGGAATCGATATGAATATCCCGGTCAAGGATCTGCCAAATCATCAATTGGATAAGATTTTACTCGGAAGCGGTAAAGATGAAATTTACTTCCGCTATGAAAACGACTTTGGGCAGGTAAGAGAAAGTTATATTAAGTTTGAAGGTGTAATGAAAAACATTGAGCGCCGCTACCGTGAGACGAGTTCGGATTACATCCGCGAGCAGATGGAAAAATATATGGCTCAGCAGCCGTGTCCTACGTGCAAAGGATACAGGCTGAAGAAAGAAACGCTCGCTGTTAAAATTGACGGCCGCCATGTTGGGGAAACGACCACCCTTTCTGTTCAGGAAGCGCACGACTTTTTCGGGAAGCTTGATTTGACTGAAAAGGAAATGAAAATTGCCAAATTAATTTTAAGAGAAATTTGCGAGCGGCTCAGCTTCCTTATCAATGTCGGCCTGGATTACCTGACCTTGAACCGTTCAGCAGGCTCCCTTTCCGGAGGAGAAGCACAAAGGATCAGGCTTGCTACTCAAATCGGTTCCAAGCTGACAGGCGTTCTGTATATATTGGATGAACCGTCCATCGGCCTTCATCAGCGTGACAATGACCGTCTCATTGAAACGCTGCAGAATATGCGGGACATCGGGAATACTCTTATTGTCGTAGAGCATGATGAAGATACGATGCTTGCTGCCGACTATCTAATTGATATCGGTCCCGGAGCGGGCGTGCACGGAGGAAACGTAATTTCCGCCGGATCTCCAAAGGAAGTAATGAAGGATAAGGATTCTCTGACCGGAATGTATCTGTCCGGCAAAAAATTTATCCCTCTCCCTCAGGAACGGAGAAAACCGGATGGCCGCTATATTGAGATTAAAGGAGCAAAGGAAAATAACCTGAAAAATGTGTCGGTTAAATTTCCTTTAGGAACTTTTATTTCAGTTACGGGTGTATCAGGTTCAGGAAAAAGTACGCTCGTTAACGAAATTCTGCATAAATCGCTTGCGCAAAGGCTTCATAAAGCTAAAACAAAGCCTGGAGAGCATAAAGAGATTTTAGGTATTGAACATTTAGATAAAGTAATCGACATTGATCAATCGCCGATCGGCAGAACGCCCCGTTCCAACCCAGCGACCTACACAGGCGTATTTGATGATATCCGAGATGTGTTTGCTTCGACAAATGAGGCAAAGGTCAGAGGCTATAAAAAGGGCCGTTTCAGCTTCAATGTAAAAGGCGGCCGCTGCGAGGCCTGCCGCGGTGATGGGATCATCAAGATTGAAATGCATTTTCTTCCGGATGTATACGTACCTTGCGAAGTGTGCCATGGCAAGCGGTACAACCGGGAAACACTTGAAGTAAAATACAAAGGCAAAAATATTTCGGATATTCTTGAAATGACGGTTGAAGATGCGCTGGATTTCTTTGAGAACATCCCTAAAATACACCGCAAGCTGCAGACCATTTATGATGTCGGACTTGGATATATCACTCTTGGCCAGCCGGCCACTACCCTTTCTGGCGGAGAAGCGCAGCGGGTGAAGCTTGCTTCCGAGCTGCACCGCCGTTCAACCGGGCGCTCTCTTTATATTCTCGATGAACCAACGACCGGTTTGCACGTTGATGACATCGCCAGGCTGCTAAAGGTGCTTCAGCGTCTTGTTGAGAATGGAGATACGGTACTGGTTATTGAGCATAATCTCGACGTCATTAAAGCAGCGGATTATTTGGTCGACCTTGGTCCGGAAGGCGGAAATGGCGGAGGCCAGATTATTGCCTCCGGTACACCTGAACAAGTTATGGAAGAAAAGGCGTCCTATACCGGACATTATTTAAAACCGATTGTTGAACGGGAACGCGAACGGATGAAAAAACTCGTTAAAGAAAAAGAAGCCGTCGCGAAATAA
- a CDS encoding DUF4870 domain-containing protein, with product MKTDKLLSALCYFSVLFAPFLLPLIVYFVTDDTETKSHAKKSFFSHVIPAITIIAYLFIFLGAAFAGQNELIGIVFLSGFPVVLIVNLIVFVWNIVKGIKILKTV from the coding sequence ATGAAAACCGATAAATTACTTTCTGCCCTGTGTTATTTTAGTGTGCTGTTTGCACCGTTCTTGCTTCCGCTTATCGTTTACTTTGTCACAGATGATACTGAAACAAAATCACATGCAAAAAAATCATTTTTTTCTCATGTTATTCCGGCTATCACTATTATTGCCTACCTGTTTATTTTCCTTGGTGCTGCCTTTGCCGGACAGAATGAGCTGATTGGAATTGTTTTTCTCTCGGGTTTCCCCGTCGTCTTGATTGTTAACCTTATCGTTTTCGTTTGGAACATTGTTAAGGGAATTAAGATATTAAAAACAGTTTAA
- the ppaX gene encoding pyrophosphatase PpaX, producing MKRNTILFDLDGTLINTNELIIESFLHTLNHYRPGEYSRELVLPFIGPTLHDTFHSIDPEKVEEMIGMYRAFNHKQHDALVTEFATVFETVQKLHHDGFKLGIVTTKIRDTVNMGLKLTKLDQFFDVVVTLDDVEHAKPHPEPVLKALELLGSKPDEAIMVGDNHHDIEAGQNAGTLTAGVAWTIKGREYLSAYKPDFMLEQMSDLLPIAGVEKA from the coding sequence ATGAAAAGGAATACCATTCTGTTTGATTTGGACGGAACATTAATTAATACAAACGAATTGATTATCGAATCGTTTCTTCATACACTGAATCACTACAGGCCCGGCGAGTACAGCCGCGAGCTTGTCCTGCCGTTTATCGGTCCGACTCTGCACGATACCTTTCACTCAATCGATCCTGAGAAAGTCGAGGAAATGATAGGGATGTACCGGGCCTTCAACCATAAGCAGCACGATGCTTTAGTTACAGAATTTGCGACAGTTTTTGAGACCGTTCAGAAGCTTCATCATGATGGGTTTAAGCTGGGCATTGTCACGACGAAAATCAGAGACACCGTAAACATGGGGCTGAAATTAACAAAGCTTGACCAGTTCTTTGATGTCGTTGTTACCCTGGATGACGTTGAACACGCCAAGCCGCATCCTGAGCCTGTCTTGAAGGCGCTGGAACTGCTTGGCTCAAAGCCTGATGAAGCAATCATGGTAGGAGATAATCATCATGATATTGAAGCCGGTCAAAACGCAGGGACCTTAACCGCGGGCGTAGCCTGGACGATAAAAGGAAGAGAATATCTTTCAGCATACAAACCCGACTTTATGCTGGAGCAAATGAGTGATTTGCTCCCCATCGCTGGAGTGGAAAAAGCTTGA
- the hprK gene encoding HPr(Ser) kinase/phosphatase yields the protein MPKVRTKDLMEKFKMELFSGEEGINRPITTSDLSRPGLEIAGYFAYYPKDRVQILGKTELSFFEKLSRHEKEERMTALCTPITPAIIVSRELDIPEELTEASERSGVPVLRSSMKTTRLSSHLTNFLESKLAPTTAVHGVLVDIYGVGVLIIGKSGVGKSETALELVKRGHRLVADDCVEIRQEDQNTLIGNAPELIEHLLEIRGLGIIDVMTLFGAGAVRSNKRITLVIDLETWDAKKQYDRLGLEEETMKIIDTNIQKLTVPVRPGRNLAVIIEVAAMNFRLKRMGLNAAEQFTTKLADVIEEGER from the coding sequence ATGCCTAAAGTACGTACAAAGGATTTAATGGAAAAATTCAAGATGGAACTGTTTAGCGGTGAAGAAGGGATTAACCGGCCTATTACAACAAGCGATTTGTCCAGACCGGGACTTGAGATTGCGGGTTATTTTGCATACTACCCGAAGGATCGCGTTCAGATTCTAGGCAAAACCGAGCTTTCGTTTTTTGAAAAATTATCACGTCATGAAAAAGAAGAGCGGATGACGGCGTTATGTACTCCGATTACTCCCGCAATAATCGTTTCACGTGAGCTTGATATTCCAGAGGAGCTGACGGAGGCCTCTGAAAGAAGCGGCGTACCTGTTCTGCGTTCTTCCATGAAAACTACCCGTCTATCCAGTCATTTAACGAACTTTTTAGAAAGCAAGCTTGCCCCTACTACAGCCGTGCACGGGGTATTGGTTGACATTTATGGGGTAGGAGTACTGATTATCGGTAAAAGCGGTGTGGGGAAAAGTGAAACCGCACTTGAGCTTGTTAAGCGCGGCCATCGTCTTGTAGCCGATGATTGTGTTGAAATCAGGCAGGAGGATCAAAACACACTGATTGGAAATGCGCCTGAACTGATTGAACATCTCCTGGAAATCCGCGGACTTGGCATTATTGACGTGATGACATTGTTCGGGGCCGGTGCAGTCCGGAGCAATAAGCGGATAACGCTTGTGATTGATTTGGAAACATGGGATGCGAAAAAGCAATATGACCGCCTGGGCTTAGAAGAAGAGACGATGAAAATTATTGATACAAATATTCAAAAACTGACGGTACCGGTTCGCCCCGGACGAAACTTGGCCGTTATTATTGAAGTAGCAGCTATGAACTTCCGTCTGAAGCGGATGGGTCTAAATGCTGCTGAGCAATTCACGACAAAGCTTGCTGATGTAATTGAAGAAGGAGAACGCTGA
- a CDS encoding DUF4097 family beta strand repeat-containing protein yields MQEERRRILKLVEEGKLNVEEALSLIEKLDHEKESHEKKWASFTPSILLKKDDKGGQQSAYQENQEGSSSGKTASKLMSWIDFAVKKVKELDLDLAIGSSFDVQHIFQFSGKGLREWDVQIVNGNVTFKPWPEDEVRIECETKVYQTEDSAQAKEAFLKSFYCEMEGSKLRIQCEKKSMKANVLILLPAKVYESAKVKLFSGPIRGEQLTVKDFKAKTANGVISLTSLSGEKAELETANGQIKLAQHQFQTVEAETIHGMIDVSGAGRKLDLQSFNGKILLHASDPECKTIHCSAATGSVEISIPQAVKANGELKSNLGSLHCYLDALEVTSEKHESIAKELKFRSNETAKGDLSVFADSKTGSVVLKHMER; encoded by the coding sequence GTGCAGGAAGAACGCCGAAGAATATTGAAGCTTGTAGAGGAAGGAAAGCTGAATGTAGAAGAAGCGCTCTCTCTCATAGAAAAGCTTGATCATGAGAAGGAAAGCCATGAGAAAAAATGGGCTTCCTTTACACCCTCAATTTTACTGAAAAAGGATGACAAAGGCGGCCAGCAGAGTGCTTATCAAGAGAACCAGGAAGGTTCATCTTCCGGAAAAACCGCATCTAAACTAATGAGCTGGATTGATTTTGCCGTGAAGAAAGTAAAAGAATTGGATCTGGATTTAGCCATTGGCTCATCATTTGATGTTCAGCATATTTTTCAATTCAGCGGAAAAGGTCTGAGAGAATGGGATGTACAAATAGTCAATGGCAACGTCACATTCAAACCTTGGCCAGAAGATGAAGTGCGCATTGAATGCGAAACGAAGGTTTATCAGACTGAGGATTCTGCTCAGGCAAAAGAGGCCTTTCTTAAAAGCTTTTATTGTGAAATGGAAGGCAGCAAGCTAAGAATTCAATGCGAGAAAAAATCAATGAAGGCGAATGTTCTCATCTTATTGCCGGCAAAGGTATATGAGTCTGCGAAAGTTAAGCTGTTTAGCGGTCCGATAAGAGGGGAACAGCTAACAGTAAAGGACTTTAAAGCCAAAACCGCCAACGGAGTGATCTCACTAACATCACTGAGCGGTGAAAAAGCAGAGCTTGAAACAGCAAATGGGCAAATTAAATTGGCTCAGCACCAATTTCAAACGGTCGAAGCCGAAACCATTCACGGAATGATTGACGTAAGCGGAGCAGGGAGGAAGCTTGACCTGCAGAGCTTCAACGGGAAAATCCTCCTGCACGCGTCAGATCCTGAATGCAAAACGATTCATTGCAGTGCCGCCACCGGCAGCGTGGAAATTTCAATTCCGCAAGCCGTTAAGGCAAATGGGGAATTGAAATCAAATCTCGGGTCCCTGCATTGCTACTTGGATGCTCTAGAAGTAACAAGTGAAAAACACGAGTCGATCGCAAAGGAATTGAAATTCCGATCGAACGAAACCGCTAAAGGTGATTTGTCTGTGTTCGCTGATTCAAAAACAGGCTCTGTTGTTTTAAAGCATATGGAGAGGTGA